Sequence from the Bacillus sp. BGMRC 2118 genome:
GTATAAAGTTTCAAAATGAGGAGAATCCACAATGAAAAAATGGCTTTCAGGTATTGAGACAACTGTATTATCGATGGCAGGTCTTCGATTTTTATCCGCATTTATTGAATTGATCGCTGCTATAACCATGCTCATGTTGAATGATGTAAAGAAAGCTGTAGCTGTGAATGCTGCACTAGCAATGATTGGTCCCCTAATATTTATAGCTACTATGACAATTGGTCTGCTTAGTCTAACAGATGAATTATCTTTTTCGAAGCTTATTTTTATTGCAATAGGTGTTGGGTTTATCTTAATTGGAATCTATAAATAACTAGCCTCTTAAGCAGTCATAATATGTCCAAACCAGCATATTATTTAGAATAGTAGACTTTAGAGGTGAAAAACGTGGAAGAAATCTTAGAACTGTTATCTAACAATATAAGAGAATTAATCGAAAATTACCCTTCACATTTGGTAGAGAGAATGGAAGAAATTCGTATTCGATTGCATCAACCTCTGGAAGTAATTATTGGAGGTCAGCCTCATTATCCAACTATGCGTTCAACGATGTATGTCGTGACTGCGGAGGACGCCATTCACCTCTTGAATCGGTTAAGTCAATATTCAATCTATACATTAGAAGAAGAACTCAAAAGAGGTTATATTACGATCCAAGGTGGACACCGTGTTGGACTAGCTGGAAAAGTCATTACCGAAAAAGGTGAAGTAAAAGCGATTCGGGACGTTACATTTTTTAATATTCGAGTGGCCAAACAATGTATTGGTATCGCAAACCCATACTTGCCATTTATCACTGATTCACAAGAATGGGAGAATACCATCTTAATTGGACCCCCTCAATCAGGAAAAACAACATTGCTTCGTGATATTGCGCGGTTAGTAAGTTACGGTGTAAAAGATTTGGACATCCCTTCTTACAAAGTAGGGATTGTAGATGAAAGATCTGAAATTGCCGGATGTGTGAAGGGAGTTCCTCAGCATGATTTAGGCTGGCGAGTAGATATACTAGATAGTTGCCCAAAAGCAGAAGGAATGATGATGCTGATCCGGTCCATGAGCCCAGAGGTCATTATTGTAGATGAGATTGGTAGCAAAGCTGATAGCGAAGCCATTATGGAGGCTATTAATGCTGGTGTGAAACTAATTGTAACAGCCCATGGTTATGATTGGTCTGATTTAGTAAAAAGGCCAAGCTTACATACTTTGATAGAACAAGGTGTCTTTTCAAAGTTTGTCATTTTATCTAAAGAAAATGGACCGGGGACGTGCGTGAAGATTGTTGATTCAAAAGGTCTAAAGATTGGTTAGAATGGGGGAAATTCTATGATGAAGCTACTCGGAGCTATCATTATATTAATTGTCACAACATGGACAGGTTTCGAAGCGGCCAAGCATTTAAGTGAACGACCGAGACAAATTAGGCAACTTAAGGTTGCCTTGCAGTCGCTAGAAGCTGAAATCATGTATGGGCACTTACCTTTATATGACGCATGCATGAATATATCGAAGCAAATGAAAAAACCACTATCATGGTTTTTTGAAGACTTTGCAAAACGATTGAAAAATGGCGAACAAAGTGCAAGAGAGGCATGGAATGCGAGCTTAGAAGATGTTAAGCGCTTCACCGCATTCAAAAAAGGTGAAATTGAAGTGCTTCAGCAATTTGGAGAAACACTAGGACAACATGACAGAATATCCCAGCAAAAGCATATTTTATTAACTTTAACACATTTAGAGCGTGAAGAACTCGATGCCCAGGACAAACAAACGAAATATGAAAAGATGATAAAAAGCTTGGGATTTTTATCAGGGTTACTATTAATAGTCCTGTTGATGTAAAGGTAGAAAGGAG
This genomic interval carries:
- a CDS encoding DUF2619 domain-containing protein, whose product is MKKWLSGIETTVLSMAGLRFLSAFIELIAAITMLMLNDVKKAVAVNAALAMIGPLIFIATMTIGLLSLTDELSFSKLIFIAIGVGFILIGIYK
- the spoIIIAA gene encoding stage III sporulation protein AA; translation: MEEILELLSNNIRELIENYPSHLVERMEEIRIRLHQPLEVIIGGQPHYPTMRSTMYVVTAEDAIHLLNRLSQYSIYTLEEELKRGYITIQGGHRVGLAGKVITEKGEVKAIRDVTFFNIRVAKQCIGIANPYLPFITDSQEWENTILIGPPQSGKTTLLRDIARLVSYGVKDLDIPSYKVGIVDERSEIAGCVKGVPQHDLGWRVDILDSCPKAEGMMMLIRSMSPEVIIVDEIGSKADSEAIMEAINAGVKLIVTAHGYDWSDLVKRPSLHTLIEQGVFSKFVILSKENGPGTCVKIVDSKGLKIG
- a CDS encoding stage III sporulation protein SpoAB; translation: MMKLLGAIIILIVTTWTGFEAAKHLSERPRQIRQLKVALQSLEAEIMYGHLPLYDACMNISKQMKKPLSWFFEDFAKRLKNGEQSAREAWNASLEDVKRFTAFKKGEIEVLQQFGETLGQHDRISQQKHILLTLTHLEREELDAQDKQTKYEKMIKSLGFLSGLLLIVLLM